A genomic window from Silene latifolia isolate original U9 population chromosome Y, ASM4854445v1, whole genome shotgun sequence includes:
- the LOC141628712 gene encoding uncharacterized protein LOC141628712 — MKGVEKALEKEFPQATRRICAQHLYSNFKEQFLGPLYHHLFWAAANATSFYVHNKMLDKMGSMSPAAVGYLLNEPQQWSKHQFDPEVVCDHNTSNFMESFNAMFNDLREKPILEIMEGIRTNFMKNIAERKDLSEKVEMNGPTSYSAGILETNCAHSRIYGVIRGGNGEFKVHEGGSRFPVNLLTGICLCGEWQITRIPCKHACRAIYANREEPVHYLQGFYTGQCYRLTYLDHLHPLPDKDHCPTFQFLEILPPVQDRGIGRPTRQRKRKPDDPKKRKGKRATTITCSICKTSGNNARSCQGGPTAKQMKAAAAASEAIGGASPISGRGCKRARNDGASSSHPFIF; from the exons ATGAAGGGTGTTGAGAAAGCATTAGAGAAAGAGTTCCCTCAAGCTACAAGGAGGATTTGTGCACAACACTTGTACTCAAATTTCAAAGAACAATTTCTTGGACCTTTGTATCATCATCTGTTTTGGGCTGCAGCCAATGCAACATCTTTTTATGTGCATAATAAGATGTTGGACAAGATGGGAAGTATGTCACCAGCAGCTGTAGGGTACTTGTTAAATGAGCCACAACAATGGTCCAAGCACCAATTTGATCCAGAGGTTGTCTGTGACCACAATACATCTAACTTTATGGAATCATTCAATGCTATGTTCAATGATTTGAGGGAGAAACCAATACTGGAAATAATGGAAGGGATAAGAACAAACTTCATGAAAAATATTGCTGAAAGGAAAGACTTGAGTGAGAAGGTGGAAATGAATGGTCCAACCTCATATTCTGCTGGTATACTTGAGACAAATTGTGCACACTCTAGAATTTATGGAGTAATTAGAGGAGGTAATGGTGAATTTAAGGTGCATGAAGGTGGCTCAAGGTTTCCTGTAAATCTCTTAACTGGTATATGTTTGTGTGGAGAATGGCAAATCACAAGAATTCCTTGTAAGCATGCTTGTAGAGCTATATATGCTAACAGGGAAGAACCAGTCCATTATTTGCAGGGTTTTTACACTGGTCAATGCTATAGGCTGACTTATTTAGATCATTTGCATCCATTACCAGATAAGGACCATTGTCCAACATTTCAATTTCTTGAAATTTTACCACCAGTCCAAGATAGGGGAATAGGAAGACCAACAAGACAAAGAAAAAGAAAGCCTGATGATCCAAAGAAAAGGAAAGGCAAGAGAGCAACTACCATTACTTGTTCTATTTGCAAGACATCTGGTAATAATGCAAGGTCATGTCAAGGAGGTCCCACGGCAAAACAAAtgaaggctgctgctgctgctagtGAAGCTATTGGAGGTGCTTCTCCAATAAGTGGAAGAGGTTGTAAAAGAGCAAGAAATGATGGAGCTTCATCAAGCCAtcct TTCATCTTTTAG